The Actinocatenispora sera genome has a window encoding:
- a CDS encoding FAS1-like dehydratase domain-containing protein produces MQLNVSLAGRSYPPTEPYEVSREHIRIFAESLHDTNPLYLDPAAARAAGYRDVLASPTFLTVLSERAERAQVAADTELGLDYSQTVHGFQRFVHLRPVHPGDVLNLEAHIDDVRITGGIGLVTVSCRVFRDSTEHVATMYCTMVERPVGVPLS; encoded by the coding sequence ATGCAGCTCAACGTGAGCCTGGCCGGTCGCAGCTACCCGCCGACCGAGCCGTACGAGGTCAGCCGGGAGCACATCCGGATCTTCGCCGAATCGCTGCACGACACCAACCCGCTCTACCTCGACCCGGCCGCCGCGCGCGCCGCCGGCTACCGGGACGTGCTCGCCTCGCCGACGTTCCTGACCGTGCTGTCCGAGCGGGCCGAGCGCGCGCAGGTCGCGGCCGACACCGAGCTCGGGCTGGACTACAGCCAGACCGTGCACGGCTTCCAGCGATTCGTGCACCTGCGGCCGGTGCACCCGGGCGACGTGCTCAACCTCGAGGCACACATCGACGACGTCCGCATCACCGGCGGGATCGGCCTGGTCACGGTCAGCTGCCGGGTGTTCCGGGACAGCACCGAACACGTCGCCACCATGTACTGCACGATGGTCGAACGGCCCGTCGGTGTGCCGCTGAGCTGA